From Epinephelus lanceolatus isolate andai-2023 chromosome 5, ASM4190304v1, whole genome shotgun sequence, the proteins below share one genomic window:
- the pskh1 gene encoding serine/threonine-protein kinase H1 homolog: protein MGCRNSKVLPEPPGDVQLDLVKKVDPPQPPQTDIYKHFIRGDGTRSKMGGAGGGGGDKADSTSPNQAQAQAATPTASAQPPKDPSDLSDPQRKKVAKYRAKFDPRVTAKYDIKALIGRGSFSRVVRVEHKSTRQPYAIKMIETRYREGREVCESELCVLRRVRHTNIIQLMEVFETAERVYMVMELATGGELFDRIIARGSFTERDATRVLQMVLDGVKYLHTLGITHRDLKPENLLYYHPGADSKIIITDFGLASSRKKGDECLMKTTCGTPEYIAPEILVRKPYTNAVDMWALGVISYILLSGTMPFEDDNRMRLYRQILKGKYSFSGEPWPSVSNLAKDFVERILTVDPSERLTAGQALKHPWIVSMAASSSMKNLQRCISQNLLKRASSRCHSTKSAQSTRSSRSTKSNKARRVREKELRELNRRYQQQYNG from the exons ATGGGGTGCAGGAACAGTAAGGTCCTCCCTGAGCCTCCAGGGGATGTTCAGTTGGACCTGGTCAAAAAG GTTGATCCTCCCCAACCTCCTCAGACAGATATCTATAAGCACTTCATACGAGGGGATGGCACTAGGAGCAAGATGGGTGGGGCCGGTGGAGGGGGAGGTGACAAGGCTGACTCCACCTCCCCTAATCAAGCTCAGGCCCAGGCTGCCACTCCCACCGCTTCCGCCCAGCCCCCTAAGGACCCATCCGATCTGTCGGACCCTCAGCGGAAGAAAGTGGCAAAATATCGGGCAAAGTTTGACCCCCGGGTCACGGCCAAGTATGACATCAAAGCTTTGATAGGTCGTGGGAGTTTTAGCCGGGTCGTCCGCGTGGAGCACAAGAGCACGCGGCAACCGTATGCCATCAAAATGATAGAGACCCGTTACCGggagggcagggaggtgtgtgaGTCAGAGCTGTGTGTTCTACGACGCGTTCGTCACACCAATATAATCCAGCTGATGGAGGTCTTTGAGACGGCAGAACGTGTCTACATGGTGATGGAGCTGGCCACAGGAGGAGAGCTCTTTGACCGCATCATTGCTCGTGGCTCCTTCACAGAGCGGGACGCCACACGGGTGCTGCAGATGGTGCTGGATGGCGTTAAGTATCTCCACACTTTGGGGATCACTCACCGAGACCTGAAGCCGGAGAACCTGCTCTACTACCACCCTGGAGCTGATTCCAAGATCATCATCACTGACTTTGGTTTGGCCAGCAGCAGGAAGAAGGGAGACGAATGTCTGATGAAGACCACCTGTGGAACGCCAGAGTACATTGCCCCAGAAATCCTGGTGAGGAAGCCCTATACAAACGCTGTAGACATGTGGGCACTAGGGGTGATATCATACATCCTGCTGAGCGGAACCATGCCCTTCGAGGACGACAACCGCATGAGGCTCTACCGGCAGATCCTCAAGGGGAAGTACAGCTTCTCTGGGGAG CCGTGGCCCAGTGTGTCCAACCTGGCCAAAGACTTTGTGGAGCGGATTCTAACAGTGGACCCCAGCGAGCGTCTCACAGCTGGCCAGGCTCTGAAGCACCCCTGGATCGTCAGCATGgctgcctcctcctccatgaAGAACCTACAGCGCTGTATATCTCAGAACCTCCTGAAGCGGGCGTCCTCACGCTGCCACAGCACCAAGTCTGCCCAGTCCACTCGCTCCAGCCGCTCCACCAAATCCAACAAAGCCCGGCGAGTGCGAGAGAAAGAGCTGCGGGAGCTGAACCGTCGCTATCAGCAGCAGTACAATGGCTGA